In Chryseobacterium oranimense, a single window of DNA contains:
- the mqo gene encoding malate dehydrogenase (quinone), with translation MPQSLTSRTPKPKYDVVLIGGGIMSATLATLLHEFDPNLEIAIFERLGRFAKESTAAWNNAGTGHSAFCELNYTPEKPDGSIDITKAESIAEQFEMSKQFWSYLITQGYVKDPKEFINSCPHMSLVFGEKDAEYLRKRYEKMSGSVLFSGMEYSTDHEQLKQWIPLVMSKRNQSEVMAATKMDMGTDVNFGTLTRKMGRHLLEDSNVEVFLYHEVKDIDPREDGKWEMKVKDRIHNHKQEVVADFVFIGAGGYALPLLDSSDIKESEGYGGFPVSGQWLVSHNQELVEKHHAKVYTQATVDAPPMSVPHLDLRIIDGKKALLFGPFAGFSTKFLREGSYLDLPESVNTKNLKSLFGAWWHNIPLTKYLIQQVAMTKSQRMQHLREFIKDAKEEDWELKVAGQRVQIIKKDEKDGGKLEFGTEVVVNKSGTIASLLGASPGASTAVFAMLNVLEKCFPEKLQGEWKDKLLEMVPSYGQKLAQNPELTDKIRNYTKEKLELEY, from the coding sequence ATGCCACAATCGCTTACAAGCAGAACACCGAAACCAAAATATGACGTTGTACTGATAGGCGGCGGAATCATGAGCGCCACTTTAGCAACGCTGCTTCACGAATTTGATCCCAATCTTGAAATCGCCATATTTGAAAGGCTTGGCAGATTTGCCAAAGAAAGTACTGCAGCATGGAACAATGCAGGAACGGGACATTCTGCTTTTTGTGAACTAAATTATACCCCTGAAAAGCCGGACGGAAGTATTGATATTACTAAGGCAGAAAGTATTGCAGAGCAGTTCGAGATGTCGAAACAGTTCTGGTCGTACCTTATTACTCAGGGATACGTTAAAGATCCCAAAGAATTTATCAATTCCTGTCCTCATATGAGCCTTGTATTTGGTGAAAAAGATGCTGAATACCTTAGAAAACGTTATGAGAAAATGTCAGGATCAGTTCTGTTTTCTGGCATGGAATATTCTACAGACCACGAGCAGCTTAAACAATGGATTCCCCTGGTGATGAGCAAAAGAAATCAGTCTGAAGTAATGGCGGCTACCAAAATGGATATGGGAACAGATGTGAATTTCGGTACATTGACCAGAAAAATGGGCCGGCACCTGCTGGAAGATTCTAATGTGGAAGTATTCCTGTACCATGAAGTAAAAGATATTGATCCACGGGAAGACGGTAAATGGGAAATGAAGGTAAAAGACAGGATCCACAATCACAAGCAGGAAGTCGTTGCTGATTTTGTATTTATCGGTGCCGGAGGTTATGCACTTCCGCTGCTGGACAGTTCAGATATTAAAGAAAGTGAAGGATACGGAGGTTTCCCTGTTTCAGGGCAGTGGCTCGTAAGTCATAATCAGGAATTAGTAGAAAAGCATCACGCCAAAGTGTACACCCAGGCCACAGTAGATGCACCGCCGATGTCCGTTCCCCATCTGGATCTTAGAATCATTGATGGTAAAAAAGCACTTCTGTTCGGACCTTTTGCAGGATTTTCCACAAAATTCCTGAGAGAAGGAAGCTACCTCGATCTGCCTGAAAGTGTTAATACCAAAAACCTGAAATCATTATTCGGAGCCTGGTGGCACAACATTCCGCTCACTAAATATCTTATTCAGCAGGTAGCCATGACAAAATCCCAGAGAATGCAGCACCTGAGAGAATTCATTAAAGATGCCAAAGAAGAAGACTGGGAACTGAAAGTAGCAGGGCAGAGAGTACAGATCATCAAAAAAGATGAAAAAGACGGTGGAAAACTGGAATTCGGAACTGAAGTGGTGGTCAACAAAAGCGGAACCATTGCCTCATTGCTTGGTGCCTCACCCGGAGCCTCCACAGCAGTATTTGCCATGCTGAATGTGCTTGAGAAATGTTTCCCTGAAAAATTACAGGGAGAATGGAAAGATAAGCTTCTGGAAATGGTACCTTCGTATGGTCAGAAATTAGCTCAGAACCCTGAACTTACTGATAAAATTAGAAATTATACCAAAGAAAAATTAGAACTGGAATATTAA
- a CDS encoding MBL fold metallo-hydrolase gives MLKKKLLSLMAIFGFASILLAGNLKIKVYNPGSKAIFPITSTIIYGDKDAMLIDAQFQKQYAEQLVKEIKATGKNLKTVFISHSDPDFYFGLDVIKKAFPNVKIISTAQTAYLISASKDDKMAVWKPQLKEDAPSEIIVPEAVNAIPDLEGNKIEIKQNAEDTAHSFVWIPSLKTIAGGISVSVDSHIWMADTQNVKAIDQWIAQIDAMKALKPEQVVPSHFAKLSLFPQSLDFVRNYLENYKTAVAENKTSSGVVDFMVKKYPDLHGKDELAMGAKVFFGEMDWDLKSPYPAIGNKVEVDFGTLKFLLDFKDNKEMSFTGISENVKGRTDTVQYTAVEVAKNVFMVYWHEPKLGSNVTHIQDYNTNIIYTNIADPNGTFTHLKGTLKILK, from the coding sequence ATGTTAAAAAAGAAATTATTATCGCTGATGGCAATATTTGGCTTTGCAAGTATTTTATTGGCTGGAAACTTAAAAATTAAAGTTTATAATCCCGGCTCAAAAGCCATCTTTCCCATTACTTCCACCATTATTTATGGAGATAAGGATGCGATGCTTATTGATGCTCAGTTTCAGAAGCAGTATGCAGAACAGCTGGTAAAGGAAATTAAAGCCACAGGGAAGAACCTGAAAACAGTATTTATTTCCCACAGTGACCCGGATTTTTACTTTGGACTGGATGTGATCAAAAAGGCATTTCCAAACGTTAAAATCATTTCAACTGCACAGACTGCTTACCTTATATCTGCCTCAAAAGACGATAAAATGGCAGTATGGAAGCCACAACTGAAAGAAGATGCTCCGTCAGAAATCATTGTTCCGGAAGCTGTCAATGCAATTCCGGATCTGGAAGGGAATAAAATTGAAATAAAGCAGAATGCTGAAGATACAGCCCATAGTTTTGTATGGATTCCATCACTTAAAACTATTGCAGGAGGTATTTCCGTTTCCGTAGATTCACACATCTGGATGGCAGATACACAGAATGTGAAAGCCATTGATCAGTGGATTGCTCAGATTGATGCCATGAAAGCATTGAAGCCTGAACAGGTAGTGCCTTCTCATTTTGCCAAACTGTCTTTGTTCCCTCAGTCTCTGGATTTCGTTAGAAACTATCTGGAAAACTATAAAACAGCTGTTGCTGAAAATAAAACATCTTCCGGGGTTGTAGATTTTATGGTTAAAAAATATCCTGATCTTCACGGAAAAGATGAGCTGGCAATGGGAGCGAAAGTTTTCTTCGGAGAAATGGACTGGGACCTGAAGTCACCTTATCCGGCTATTGGAAATAAAGTTGAAGTTGATTTCGGAACACTTAAATTCCTCCTGGATTTTAAAGACAATAAAGAAATGTCTTTCACAGGAATTTCCGAAAACGTAAAAGGCCGCACGGATACTGTACAGTATACTGCCGTAGAAGTAGCAAAGAATGTCTTCATGGTGTACTGGCACGAACCCAAATTAGGTTCTAACGTTACCCATATTCAGGATTATAATACAAATATAATCTACACCAATATTGCAGATCCAAACGGGACCTTTACCCATCTGAAAGGAACTTTAAAAATTCTGAAATAA
- a CDS encoding M23 family metallopeptidase — protein sequence MKKFLNSKKNVNILLGGLLLVVFAQAVFIARLFSEKDDKMYEVNLVKINTEKDSVDYLKMKTDLTMVDQTVAELNSFLKSKNITDEKLTVLSKDSISNSIYLAKQANRYSQYLMNLQKKLMEVPLGMPTDGYISSNFGIRKNPIPFKTVFASVKSGAAVESKPAVAAAPKPEVKAEPVEKIIELTDSYGNKREVKVMVTPKAAPSASAPEPSPAAASTKAVAGTTSPKAPMEKNNPPAEADQMQFHKGLDIAVAYGSDVRAAAAGTVIFSGQKGGYGNCVIVSHGNGLATLYGHLSQLVSKVNDKVKVGQVIAKSGNSGRSTGPHLHYEVHKNNTPVNPKLFMNL from the coding sequence ATGAAGAAATTTCTAAACAGCAAGAAGAACGTGAACATTCTCCTGGGAGGGCTTTTGCTAGTAGTTTTTGCACAGGCTGTCTTTATCGCAAGGTTATTTTCCGAAAAGGACGACAAGATGTATGAAGTGAATCTGGTTAAGATAAATACCGAGAAAGACAGTGTAGATTATCTGAAAATGAAAACAGATCTTACGATGGTGGATCAGACTGTTGCTGAACTTAATTCTTTCCTGAAATCTAAAAACATCACCGATGAAAAGCTGACGGTGCTCAGTAAAGACAGTATATCCAATTCCATATATCTTGCCAAGCAGGCCAACCGCTACAGCCAGTACCTGATGAACCTTCAGAAAAAACTGATGGAAGTTCCTCTTGGGATGCCTACCGACGGATATATTTCCTCTAATTTCGGCATCAGAAAAAATCCAATTCCATTTAAAACCGTATTTGCCTCTGTAAAATCAGGCGCTGCTGTTGAATCTAAACCAGCTGTTGCTGCAGCTCCAAAACCTGAAGTAAAGGCTGAACCTGTTGAGAAAATCATAGAATTAACTGACAGCTATGGCAATAAAAGAGAAGTAAAAGTAATGGTTACACCAAAAGCGGCACCTTCTGCTTCGGCTCCTGAACCATCGCCTGCTGCTGCCTCAACGAAAGCTGTTGCCGGTACTACTTCCCCTAAAGCTCCAATGGAAAAGAACAATCCACCTGCTGAAGCAGATCAGATGCAGTTTCACAAAGGTCTGGACATTGCAGTTGCCTACGGATCAGATGTAAGGGCTGCTGCTGCGGGAACCGTTATTTTTTCCGGTCAGAAGGGAGGTTACGGAAACTGTGTTATTGTTTCACACGGAAACGGACTGGCTACGCTATATGGACACCTTTCCCAATTGGTTTCAAAGGTGAATGACAAGGTAAAGGTAGGCCAGGTTATCGCAAAATCCGGAAATTCCGGACGCTCTACAGGTCCACACCTTCATTACGAAGTACACAAAAACAACACTCCGGTGAACCCGAAACTGTTTATGAATTTATAA
- a CDS encoding GMC family oxidoreductase N-terminal domain-containing protein, with translation MDRKKFIKTGLLAVSGFYFLNSDLFQAVQPKTIQSGKEVIEAPILIIGSGYGGAVSALRLCEAGKKVVMLEMGLNWEKSGIPFSNMLKPGKSAAWLKKKTIAPFMNIFSLTPFTGTLDRMDFENINIWVGRGVGGGSLVNGGMAVTPKESYFKEIFPDLDAEKFYSHYFPLVQKELKVNIIGEQFLKDCPYYKFTRVGEAEAHKAGFKTIRVPNVYDFQYMEKEYRNEVPRSAFNTEVIYGNNHGKNSLDKTYLKKALETGNLEILDLHHVENIKLNEDKTYTLQVRQTDTSGTTVSEKVFNCKKLILAAGTMGTLQLLLHSNAVNNFPAHEQIGKNWGNNGNFMTGRNWVKPLSGGTGSKQSTIPVGGIDNWEDKEHPFFTEIAPLPMGMDVATALYLLINKVDKKGEISYNPDTKKISLDWNRTHTVKMRENADYFIKKMNRANGGTRSHFLFNNGFGADVCYHPLGGCVLGKATNEYGKLKNHDNLYVLDGSLIPGTIGVNPFVTITAIVEYCIENLIRQNEFA, from the coding sequence ATGGACAGGAAGAAATTCATTAAAACAGGTTTACTGGCAGTATCAGGATTTTATTTTCTTAATTCTGATCTTTTTCAGGCTGTACAACCCAAAACAATACAATCTGGTAAGGAGGTCATAGAAGCGCCAATACTTATTATCGGGAGCGGGTATGGCGGTGCTGTCTCTGCTCTCCGTCTCTGTGAGGCGGGGAAAAAAGTTGTGATGCTGGAAATGGGCCTTAACTGGGAGAAATCCGGGATTCCTTTTTCCAATATGCTGAAACCCGGAAAAAGTGCAGCATGGCTGAAAAAGAAGACCATTGCCCCTTTTATGAATATTTTTTCTTTAACCCCATTTACGGGTACACTGGACAGGATGGATTTTGAAAACATCAATATATGGGTAGGCAGAGGAGTTGGCGGAGGTTCCCTGGTTAATGGCGGAATGGCCGTTACTCCAAAGGAAAGCTATTTTAAGGAAATATTTCCCGATTTGGATGCCGAAAAGTTTTACAGCCATTATTTTCCACTGGTACAGAAGGAATTGAAGGTAAATATTATCGGTGAACAATTTTTAAAGGATTGTCCTTATTATAAATTCACAAGAGTAGGTGAAGCAGAAGCCCACAAAGCCGGATTTAAAACCATACGGGTTCCGAATGTATACGATTTCCAGTATATGGAGAAGGAATACAGAAATGAAGTTCCCCGATCTGCTTTTAACACGGAAGTGATTTACGGGAATAATCACGGGAAAAACAGCCTGGACAAAACCTATCTTAAAAAAGCCCTGGAAACCGGAAATCTTGAAATCCTGGATCTCCATCATGTTGAAAATATAAAACTTAACGAGGATAAAACCTACACCTTACAGGTCCGGCAAACCGACACTTCGGGAACTACAGTTTCAGAGAAAGTATTTAACTGTAAAAAACTGATTCTTGCAGCCGGGACAATGGGAACTTTACAGCTGCTGCTGCATTCCAATGCAGTCAATAACTTTCCTGCTCATGAGCAGATCGGGAAAAACTGGGGGAACAATGGCAATTTCATGACGGGCAGAAACTGGGTAAAACCTCTTTCGGGTGGGACAGGGTCTAAACAATCTACTATTCCTGTGGGTGGTATAGATAACTGGGAAGACAAGGAACATCCTTTTTTTACAGAAATAGCTCCTCTTCCGATGGGAATGGATGTGGCAACAGCATTGTACCTGCTTATTAACAAGGTTGATAAAAAAGGGGAAATTTCTTATAACCCGGACACAAAGAAGATCAGTTTAGACTGGAACCGGACCCATACCGTCAAAATGAGAGAAAATGCCGATTATTTCATCAAAAAGATGAACAGGGCCAATGGCGGAACGAGAAGTCATTTTTTATTTAACAACGGTTTCGGAGCAGATGTGTGTTATCATCCGCTGGGCGGCTGTGTATTGGGTAAAGCGACAAACGAATATGGAAAATTAAAAAATCACGACAACCTGTATGTTTTAGACGGTTCCCTGATTCCCGGAACCATTGGCGTTAACCCGTTTGTAACGATCACAGCCATTGTAGAATACTGCATTGAAAATCTGATCCGGCAGAATGAATTTGCTTAA
- a CDS encoding AadS family aminoglycoside 6-adenylyltransferase gives MVAREEKLKQIISWAENNPDIRTVLLTSSLVNPYAPVDDFSDLDIELVFENMKDYETDRKWIDLFGEPISMLEEDEKYFDGKHAMKMVLYADHVKVDFKLYQKSEFEKEVQEESLPEDWDVGYKVLIDKDRLTENMKLPTYQSIMIKKPAEKEFRQLMNDFWWDTTYVVKCLKREDLFYAQFMSGGIRTDYIVPLIEWYIAGNYNWENITTNKHGRLFRKYLPEELWARVEATFSASSIEENWRALYATADLVHELGTILAEKLKFEYPQKLENDIRKYFDEVKSMP, from the coding sequence ATGGTAGCACGCGAGGAAAAATTAAAACAGATCATCAGTTGGGCAGAAAATAACCCTGACATCCGCACCGTATTGCTTACCAGCTCGCTCGTGAACCCTTATGCTCCGGTAGATGATTTCAGTGACCTGGATATTGAGCTCGTTTTCGAAAACATGAAAGATTATGAGACGGACAGGAAATGGATTGACCTTTTTGGTGAGCCCATTTCAATGCTGGAAGAAGATGAAAAGTATTTTGACGGGAAGCATGCCATGAAAATGGTACTCTATGCAGATCATGTAAAAGTGGATTTTAAGCTGTATCAGAAATCAGAGTTTGAAAAAGAAGTTCAGGAAGAATCACTTCCCGAGGATTGGGATGTAGGTTATAAGGTTTTGATTGATAAGGATCGTCTGACTGAAAATATGAAATTGCCTACATATCAATCTATTATGATTAAAAAACCAGCGGAAAAGGAATTCAGGCAGCTGATGAACGATTTCTGGTGGGATACGACCTATGTGGTAAAATGCCTTAAACGTGAAGATCTGTTTTATGCCCAATTCATGTCCGGAGGAATCAGAACAGATTATATTGTTCCACTGATTGAATGGTATATTGCCGGCAATTACAACTGGGAAAATATCACCACGAATAAACATGGCCGCCTTTTCAGAAAATACCTGCCCGAAGAACTCTGGGCAAGGGTGGAAGCTACCTTCTCAGCAAGCAGCATCGAAGAAAACTGGCGTGCTTTATATGCCACCGCAGACTTAGTACATGAACTTGGGACAATTTTGGCAGAAAAGTTAAAATTTGAGTATCCTCAGAAGCTGGAAAATGATATCAGGAAATACTTTGATGAAGTAAAATCCATGCCTTGA
- a CDS encoding NAD(P)-dependent oxidoreductase, whose protein sequence is MKKVAVIGATGFVGSKIVNELTERGYAVEALVRDASKVESKENVTAKSVDVNNTEELAEALKGNDAVISAFNAGWTNPNLYNDFLNGSVNIEKAVEKSGVKRLIVVGGAGSLYTPDNVQIVDTPDFPEAYKPGATAARDYLNKIKENSTLDWTFFSPAIEMNQANVGERTGKYRTSLETPVFDENGRSRLSVEDVAVVLADELEQNNHIRERFTAAY, encoded by the coding sequence ATGAAAAAAGTAGCAGTAATTGGCGCAACAGGTTTTGTAGGAAGCAAAATCGTAAATGAATTAACAGAAAGAGGATATGCAGTAGAAGCATTGGTAAGAGATGCTTCTAAAGTAGAATCAAAAGAAAATGTAACGGCAAAAAGCGTTGACGTGAACAATACAGAAGAGCTGGCGGAAGCTTTGAAAGGAAATGATGCAGTGATCAGTGCCTTCAACGCAGGCTGGACAAACCCAAATCTTTATAATGATTTTCTGAACGGTTCCGTCAATATTGAAAAAGCAGTGGAAAAATCAGGCGTGAAAAGGCTGATCGTAGTGGGGGGTGCCGGAAGCCTTTATACACCGGACAACGTACAGATCGTAGATACTCCGGATTTCCCTGAAGCTTACAAACCGGGAGCAACTGCAGCAAGAGATTATTTAAACAAAATCAAAGAAAACAGTACCCTTGACTGGACTTTTTTCAGCCCTGCCATTGAAATGAACCAGGCGAATGTAGGGGAAAGAACAGGCAAATACAGAACCTCTCTGGAAACTCCTGTTTTTGACGAAAACGGAAGAAGCCGCCTTTCTGTAGAGGATGTAGCTGTAGTTCTTGCGGACGAACTGGAACAGAATAACCATATCCGTGAGCGTTTTACAGCAGCTTATTAA
- a CDS encoding NAD(P)H-dependent glycerol-3-phosphate dehydrogenase: MAKKKIISESSHPKKNRNDVSVGVVGSGSFATAIVKMLVENCKTVHWCVRSEFVKGAIELRGHNPSYLTAVNFNLKSLKLTTDINELVSACDVIVLATPSIYLSDTMDKMICEYGDKIFVSAIKGIIPKVNDVVAHYLRDEFKIGFRNQAVIAGPCHAEEVAMERLSYLTVAAAEDETAEKLEAILSSDFIKVHSSKDILGNEYSAILKNIFAIGAGIASGLGYGDNFTAVFVSNAIREMEIFLEAVYEAPRDVNESAYLGDLLVTAYSLFSRNRSLGNLIGKGYTVKSAIQSMNMVAEGYYAADSIYKTAKQKNLKLPIIDTVYAILYEGKNAEKQFKKLTAKLN, encoded by the coding sequence ATGGCTAAAAAGAAAATAATTTCAGAATCTTCTCATCCGAAAAAGAATAGGAACGACGTTTCTGTAGGAGTGGTAGGAAGCGGAAGTTTTGCAACCGCTATCGTAAAAATGCTTGTTGAAAACTGTAAAACGGTGCACTGGTGTGTAAGAAGTGAATTCGTAAAAGGAGCTATTGAACTTCGCGGGCATAACCCATCCTATCTTACGGCAGTTAATTTCAATCTTAAAAGTCTGAAACTGACCACAGACATCAATGAACTTGTAAGTGCCTGTGATGTGATCGTATTGGCAACCCCTTCCATTTATCTTTCGGATACTATGGATAAAATGATCTGCGAATACGGAGACAAAATCTTTGTTTCCGCGATTAAAGGGATCATTCCTAAAGTAAATGATGTGGTAGCCCATTATCTTAGAGATGAATTTAAAATAGGTTTCAGAAACCAGGCGGTTATTGCAGGACCATGCCACGCCGAGGAAGTGGCTATGGAAAGACTTTCTTACCTTACAGTAGCTGCGGCTGAAGATGAAACTGCTGAGAAACTGGAGGCAATTTTAAGCTCGGATTTTATTAAAGTACATTCCAGCAAAGATATTTTAGGAAATGAATACAGTGCGATCCTTAAAAACATTTTCGCCATCGGAGCAGGAATAGCAAGTGGATTAGGTTATGGAGATAATTTCACTGCCGTTTTTGTTTCCAATGCAATCCGTGAGATGGAAATCTTCCTTGAAGCTGTATATGAAGCCCCGAGAGATGTTAATGAAAGTGCTTACTTGGGGGATCTTTTGGTTACTGCATATTCTCTTTTCTCAAGAAACCGGAGCTTAGGGAACCTAATCGGGAAAGGCTACACCGTAAAATCTGCAATCCAGTCCATGAATATGGTGGCAGAAGGGTATTATGCAGCAGATTCTATCTATAAAACAGCAAAGCAGAAAAATCTTAAACTGCCCATTATCGATACCGTTTATGCCATTCTGTATGAAGGGAAAAATGCGGAAAAACAGTTTAAAAAACTGACGGCAAAACTGAATTAA
- a CDS encoding DUF1684 domain-containing protein, giving the protein MKRYLILFLLFPFFGFAQKMVSPEVTAVKKFQEELNAEYLNPKETPLRGDNFTNFKGHPFFPFDLKYRVTAKLVKTKNPQPFNLPTSSGKTKSYREYGKATFQLDGKSYTLTLYQSLDLIKQKKYKDYLFLPFRDATNEKETYGGGKYMDLKIPKGNTIILDFNQSYQPYCAYNAYDYNCPIVPEENKLPVEIRAGVMYQDIYHH; this is encoded by the coding sequence ATGAAAAGATATCTGATCCTGTTTTTGCTTTTTCCGTTTTTTGGTTTTGCTCAAAAAATGGTATCCCCGGAAGTTACCGCAGTTAAAAAATTCCAGGAAGAACTCAATGCTGAATATCTGAATCCTAAGGAAACACCTTTAAGGGGAGATAATTTTACCAATTTTAAAGGACATCCTTTCTTTCCGTTTGATTTAAAATACAGAGTCACTGCAAAACTGGTTAAGACTAAAAATCCTCAGCCTTTTAACCTTCCAACATCTTCAGGAAAAACCAAGTCTTATCGTGAATATGGGAAAGCTACCTTTCAACTGGATGGAAAATCTTATACCCTTACCCTATATCAAAGTCTTGACCTGATCAAGCAGAAAAAATATAAAGACTATCTGTTTCTTCCCTTCCGTGATGCTACCAACGAAAAAGAAACCTACGGCGGCGGAAAATATATGGATCTGAAAATTCCGAAAGGCAATACAATTATTCTGGATTTCAATCAATCCTATCAGCCTTATTGTGCATATAATGCCTACGACTATAATTGCCCGATTGTTCCCGAGGAAAATAAGCTTCCTGTAGAGATCAGGGCAGGAGTGATGTACCAGGATATTTATCATCATTAA